In Streptomyces sp. NBC_00878, a single window of DNA contains:
- a CDS encoding LLM class F420-dependent oxidoreductase: MARPFRFGVNLMSPAPAGEWRAKCRRAEELGYDVILAPDHLGAPAPFPALVAAAEATERPRVGTFVLNAGFWNPALLAREVATTDALTGGRLELGLGTGYVQAEHETAGLPWGSPGERVDHLRRTVEELRRILDSDAHQPQLVQKPRVPLLIGGNGDRMLRLTAEHADIAAFTAARTRDGGVLEPITAEELDERVALYRKLAAGRAAPAELNLLIQIVTVTDDRGAAIQPWLSHLPHLTERQILDLPIVLVGTLEDIVERVRAQQERYGFSYLTVLEPNMEAFAPVIARLRRAGESSDRPDRA, from the coding sequence ATGGCCCGCCCGTTCCGCTTCGGGGTCAACCTGATGAGTCCCGCGCCCGCCGGCGAATGGCGCGCGAAGTGCCGTCGGGCCGAGGAACTCGGCTACGACGTGATCCTGGCCCCGGACCACCTCGGCGCGCCCGCCCCCTTCCCGGCGCTGGTCGCCGCCGCCGAGGCGACCGAACGGCCACGCGTGGGCACGTTCGTGCTCAACGCCGGTTTCTGGAACCCGGCGTTGCTGGCCCGCGAGGTGGCGACGACGGACGCGCTGACGGGCGGCCGCCTGGAACTCGGGCTCGGCACCGGCTACGTACAGGCGGAGCACGAGACGGCGGGTCTCCCCTGGGGTTCGCCGGGTGAGCGGGTGGACCATCTCCGGCGTACGGTCGAGGAGTTGCGCCGGATTCTCGATTCGGATGCCCATCAGCCTCAACTCGTGCAGAAGCCGCGAGTGCCGTTGCTGATCGGCGGCAACGGCGACCGGATGCTGCGGCTGACCGCCGAGCACGCGGACATCGCGGCGTTCACCGCGGCACGCACCCGGGACGGCGGCGTCCTGGAGCCGATCACGGCGGAGGAACTCGACGAACGGGTCGCTCTGTACCGGAAGTTGGCCGCCGGACGGGCGGCGCCCGCCGAGCTGAACCTGCTGATCCAGATCGTCACCGTCACCGACGACCGAGGTGCCGCGATCCAGCCGTGGCTGTCCCACCTCCCCCACCTGACCGAGCGGCAGATCCTGGACCTGCCGATCGTGCTCGTGGGGACCCTGGAGGACATCGTCGAGCGGGTGCGGGCGCAGCAGGAACGGTACGGGTTCTCGTATCTGACGGTTCTGGAGCCGAACATGGAGGCGTTCGCTCCGGTGATCGCGCGACTGCGCCGGGCCGGGGAATCGTCGGACAGGCCCGACAGGGCCTAG
- a CDS encoding ABC transporter permease — protein MLKATLRSFLAHKGRLLLSALAVVLSVAFVAGSLIFSDTVTRTFDRLFASTSADVTVSPKEDLESQIPSGAVATVPTDLVDRIDKVDGVALTRPDVSVENVTVVDSDNESVGPTTGAPTIAADWYVTERSPVKLTSGHAPRGAGEALLDADTADKKHVGIGDTLTVIAQPGSFKVEVVGIATFTTTNPGAALVFLDPAVAPTKLLGRTGVATSIQVDAAEGVSDEQLKQRVGAEIGTGTYELETADEQAETAASQLGGFLDVIKYVMLGFAGIAVLVGVFLIVNTFSMLIAQRTRELGLLRALGADRRQVRRSVLLEATLLGLVGSTLGLAAGIGLAIGLIELMGLFGMNLSTAEMVIGWATPVSAYVVGVGVTFVAAYLPARRAAGVSPMAALSDAEIAGVGRPLRVRAVVGLIVGALGTAALVGCATATETGSAASLLGLGVVLTLIATVIAGPLLVRPVIRVLGGFFPAVFGSIGRMSQRNALRNPRRTGATAAALMVGLALVGGMSVASASMSQSFDEQIDKTLGADFVVQNSNFLPFPQEVTEKVRDTEGAGLVVRQRFTPVAVRLPDGERVETTAAGYESQLDEVARITYAQGDTAAALADGNIAMDAGFAKDHGLRVGSTIPVEFPADRKAELKVGALTDQDAADGFGTQGGLFFGFGTIEKYVPGGQDSALYVNAAPGTSADTLRANLDKTLDPYPQVQVRDLADYKKLIHDQIAVLLYLVYALLGLAIVIAVLGVVNTLALSVVERTREIGLLRAIGLARRQLRRMIRLESVVIAVFGAVLGLALGLVWGVCVQQVLALQGMNALAIPWTTIVAVVVGSAVVGIVAALLPALRASRMNVLAAIAHE, from the coding sequence GTGCTGAAGGCGACACTCCGGAGTTTCCTCGCGCACAAGGGCCGGCTGCTGCTCTCGGCGCTGGCCGTCGTCCTGTCCGTGGCGTTCGTCGCGGGCAGCCTGATCTTCTCGGACACGGTCACCCGCACCTTCGACCGGCTGTTCGCGTCCACGTCGGCCGACGTGACCGTGAGCCCGAAGGAGGACCTGGAGTCGCAGATCCCCTCCGGGGCCGTCGCGACCGTGCCCACCGACCTCGTGGACCGCATCGACAAGGTCGACGGCGTCGCGCTCACGCGTCCGGACGTGTCCGTCGAGAACGTCACCGTCGTCGACAGCGACAACGAGTCGGTCGGACCGACCACCGGTGCGCCGACCATCGCCGCCGACTGGTACGTCACCGAGCGCAGCCCTGTGAAGCTCACCTCGGGGCACGCCCCGCGCGGGGCAGGCGAGGCGCTCCTCGACGCGGACACGGCCGACAAGAAGCACGTCGGCATCGGTGACACGCTGACCGTGATCGCGCAGCCCGGGTCGTTCAAGGTGGAGGTCGTCGGCATCGCGACCTTCACGACCACCAACCCGGGTGCCGCGCTGGTCTTCCTCGACCCGGCGGTCGCACCGACCAAGCTGCTGGGCCGGACGGGCGTCGCCACCAGCATCCAGGTGGACGCGGCGGAGGGCGTGAGCGACGAGCAGCTCAAGCAGCGCGTCGGCGCCGAGATCGGCACCGGTACCTACGAGTTGGAGACGGCCGACGAGCAGGCCGAGACCGCCGCCTCCCAACTCGGCGGATTCCTCGACGTGATCAAGTACGTGATGCTCGGCTTCGCCGGTATCGCGGTGCTGGTCGGGGTCTTCCTGATCGTCAACACCTTCTCCATGCTGATCGCCCAACGCACGCGTGAGCTGGGCCTGTTGCGGGCGCTCGGCGCCGACCGGCGGCAGGTGCGCCGTTCCGTGCTCCTGGAGGCGACGCTGCTGGGCCTGGTGGGTTCGACGCTCGGCCTGGCCGCGGGCATCGGGCTCGCGATCGGGCTCATCGAGCTCATGGGCCTGTTCGGCATGAACCTGAGCACGGCCGAGATGGTCATCGGCTGGGCGACGCCCGTCTCGGCCTACGTCGTCGGGGTGGGCGTCACCTTCGTCGCGGCGTATCTGCCGGCCCGTCGGGCGGCCGGTGTGTCGCCGATGGCCGCGCTGTCGGACGCCGAAATCGCCGGTGTGGGACGGCCGTTGCGGGTACGGGCCGTGGTGGGGCTGATCGTCGGCGCGCTGGGCACCGCCGCGCTCGTCGGGTGCGCGACCGCCACGGAGACCGGGTCCGCCGCCTCCCTGCTGGGCCTCGGCGTCGTCCTCACCCTCATCGCCACGGTCATCGCCGGGCCGTTGCTCGTCCGGCCGGTGATCCGTGTCCTCGGCGGCTTCTTCCCCGCCGTGTTCGGCTCGATCGGCCGGATGAGCCAGCGCAACGCCCTGCGCAACCCGCGCCGCACCGGCGCCACCGCTGCCGCCCTGATGGTGGGCCTCGCCCTGGTGGGCGGGATGTCCGTGGCGAGCGCGTCCATGTCCCAGTCCTTCGACGAGCAGATCGACAAGACGCTGGGCGCCGACTTCGTGGTGCAGAACAGCAACTTCCTGCCGTTCCCGCAGGAGGTCACCGAGAAGGTGCGGGACACGGAGGGCGCGGGCCTCGTCGTACGGCAGCGGTTCACGCCGGTCGCCGTCCGGCTGCCGGACGGCGAGCGCGTCGAGACGACCGCGGCGGGCTACGAGTCGCAGCTCGACGAGGTCGCCCGCATCACGTACGCCCAGGGCGACACGGCCGCCGCGCTCGCGGACGGGAACATCGCCATGGACGCGGGCTTCGCCAAGGACCACGGCCTACGGGTCGGGAGCACGATCCCCGTCGAGTTCCCCGCCGACCGGAAGGCCGAACTGAAGGTGGGCGCGCTGACCGACCAGGACGCCGCCGACGGCTTCGGCACGCAGGGCGGGCTGTTCTTCGGCTTCGGGACGATCGAGAAGTACGTGCCCGGCGGGCAGGACTCCGCGCTGTACGTGAACGCGGCCCCGGGCACCTCCGCCGACACCCTGCGCGCGAACCTCGACAAGACGCTGGACCCGTACCCGCAGGTGCAGGTGCGTGACCTGGCCGACTACAAGAAGCTGATCCACGATCAGATCGCCGTGCTGCTCTACCTGGTGTACGCCCTGCTCGGCCTCGCGATCGTCATCGCGGTGCTCGGCGTGGTCAACACCCTTGCCCTGTCGGTCGTGGAGCGCACCCGCGAGATCGGGCTGCTGCGCGCGATCGGGCTCGCCCGGCGGCAGTTGCGGCGGATGATCCGGCTGGAGTCGGTGGTGATCGCCGTGTTCGGCGCGGTCCTCGGGCTCGCGCTCGGACTCGTGTGGGGCGTGTGCGTGCAGCAGGTCCTGGCCCTACAGGGGATGAACGCGCTCGCGATCCCGTGGACGACCATCGTCGCGGTCGTCGTGGGGTCGGCCGTCGTGGGCATCGTGGCGGCGCTGCTGCCGGCGTTGCGCGCGTCGCGCATGAATGTGCTGGCGGCCATCGCGCACGAGTGA
- a CDS encoding ABC transporter ATP-binding protein has product MSTAAAEHALGRTDAEEIAARARGLTKAYGSGETTVLALDSVDVDIARGRFTAVMGPSGSGKSTLMHLLAGLDTVSAGQVWLGDTEITGLKERELTQLRRDRIGFMFQSFNLIPTLNAAENITLPMDIAGKKPDEKWLNQVIDQLGLRDRLKHRPAQLSGGQQQRVACARALASRPELIFADEPTGNLDSRAGLEVLGFLRDAVDDLGQTVVMVTHDPGAAAHADLVLFLGDGRIVDEMARPTAEAVLERMKRFDTIRGTFEGDGAPEPAVAADPATAPDQTIATDQDGTPDQGIALDKD; this is encoded by the coding sequence TTGTCCACAGCAGCTGCTGAGCACGCCCTCGGGCGCACGGACGCCGAGGAGATCGCGGCCCGCGCCCGTGGCCTCACGAAGGCGTACGGCTCGGGCGAGACGACCGTGCTCGCCCTCGACTCGGTCGACGTGGACATCGCGCGCGGCCGCTTCACCGCGGTCATGGGCCCCTCGGGGTCCGGGAAGTCCACGCTGATGCACCTCCTGGCGGGACTGGACACCGTTTCGGCCGGACAGGTGTGGCTGGGAGACACGGAAATCACCGGGCTGAAGGAGCGCGAGCTGACCCAGTTGCGCCGCGACCGGATCGGCTTCATGTTCCAGTCGTTCAACCTGATCCCGACCCTGAACGCGGCCGAGAACATCACGCTGCCCATGGACATCGCGGGCAAGAAGCCCGACGAGAAGTGGCTGAACCAGGTCATCGACCAGCTCGGCCTGCGCGACCGGCTCAAGCACCGGCCCGCACAGCTCTCCGGCGGTCAGCAGCAGCGTGTGGCCTGCGCCCGTGCCCTCGCCTCGCGCCCCGAGCTGATCTTCGCCGACGAGCCGACGGGCAACCTGGACTCGCGGGCCGGGCTCGAAGTGCTCGGCTTCCTGCGGGACGCGGTCGACGATCTGGGCCAGACCGTCGTCATGGTCACGCACGATCCGGGCGCCGCCGCCCACGCCGACCTGGTGCTCTTCCTCGGGGACGGACGGATCGTGGACGAGATGGCGCGGCCCACGGCGGAGGCGGTGCTGGAGCGCATGAAGAGGTTCGACACGATCCGCGGGACGTTCGAGGGCGACGGCGCCCCAGAACCGGCCGTCGCCGCCGACCCGGCCACCGCCCCCGACCAGACCATCGCAACCGACCAGGATGGCACTCCCGACCAGGGCATCGCCCTCGACAAGGACTGA
- a CDS encoding antitoxin: MAKTQLNVRVDEGTARAARERALARGMSVNRYIEELVRQDTGEAGHTFVEAAADFMKQYESVFAEEFGTEREGRR; encoded by the coding sequence ATGGCTAAGACCCAGCTGAACGTGCGCGTGGACGAGGGCACCGCCCGGGCCGCGCGCGAACGTGCCCTGGCTCGCGGGATGAGCGTCAATCGCTACATAGAGGAACTGGTCAGACAGGACACCGGAGAAGCCGGCCACACCTTCGTCGAGGCCGCCGCCGACTTCATGAAGCAGTACGAGTCCGTCTTCGCCGAGGAGTTCGGCACGGAACGAGAAGGCCGTCGCTGA
- a CDS encoding fic family toxin-antitoxin system, toxin component translates to MVAEQKTPGDPQVTDWGALVAAVSRHEAEIFGVPVYDTPQARAAAMLQVLLHVPALERSNAMFAMAVAYAYLVASGLKVVTSPEQVRELARLVKTGEATVHDIARELRQWSL, encoded by the coding sequence ATGGTCGCGGAGCAGAAGACGCCGGGTGACCCCCAGGTCACCGACTGGGGCGCCCTCGTCGCGGCCGTCAGCCGGCACGAGGCCGAGATATTCGGCGTCCCCGTCTACGACACCCCGCAGGCCCGTGCCGCCGCCATGCTCCAGGTCCTGCTGCACGTCCCGGCACTCGAACGCTCCAACGCGATGTTCGCCATGGCCGTCGCGTACGCCTACCTCGTCGCCAGCGGCCTCAAGGTCGTCACCTCGCCCGAACAGGTCCGTGAACTGGCCCGCCTGGTCAAGACCGGCGAGGCCACGGTGCACGACATCGCACGCGAACTGCGCCAGTGGAGCCTCTGA
- a CDS encoding class I SAM-dependent methyltransferase: MRPRGSRTTRTGRPAPGPVHHPLFARFYAKCSVAAEPAIGPHREELLAGLSGRVIEIGAGNGLNFAHYPSTVSEVVAIEPERRLRELAATAAVHSDVPVDVVPGVAEALPVKSEAFDGAVVSLVLCSVRDLPRALAEIHRVLRPGGELRFFEHGKGGGRAMNAGQRALDRTVWPLLFGGCHVSRDPVGSIRDAGYELGPYRQLLVPEKGPRMPSSYCVLGTARRPGAENSPGS; this comes from the coding sequence ATGCGACCCCGCGGCTCCCGCACCACCAGGACCGGCCGGCCCGCCCCGGGCCCGGTCCACCACCCGCTGTTCGCACGCTTCTACGCCAAGTGCAGCGTGGCGGCCGAGCCGGCCATCGGCCCCCATCGCGAGGAGCTGCTCGCCGGGCTCTCCGGCCGGGTCATCGAGATCGGCGCGGGCAACGGACTGAACTTCGCCCACTACCCGAGCACCGTCTCGGAGGTCGTCGCCATCGAACCGGAGCGCCGCCTGCGGGAGTTGGCGGCGACCGCGGCCGTGCACTCCGACGTGCCGGTCGACGTCGTCCCGGGAGTGGCGGAGGCGCTGCCGGTCAAGAGCGAGGCCTTCGACGGGGCTGTCGTGTCCTTGGTCCTGTGCAGCGTACGAGACCTGCCGCGGGCCCTGGCCGAGATCCACCGCGTCCTGCGCCCCGGCGGTGAGCTGCGGTTCTTCGAGCACGGGAAGGGTGGCGGCCGCGCGATGAACGCAGGCCAGCGCGCCCTGGACCGCACGGTGTGGCCGCTGCTCTTCGGCGGATGTCACGTGAGCCGTGACCCCGTCGGCTCGATCAGGGACGCGGGGTACGAACTGGGTCCGTACCGGCAGCTGCTGGTGCCCGAGAAGGGGCCGCGGATGCCGAGTTCGTACTGCGTACTGGGGACCGCGCGGCGCCCCGGGGCCGAGAACTCGCCGGGTTCCTGA
- a CDS encoding triacylglycerol lipase, whose translation MTRRTRTAGTVFAAVLASLLLSLPASPAHAAARNPVVFVHGLSSSSSSWDDWVADFRADGYTSSELFTWSYDWGESNATSAQQLSAKVQSVLSQTGASKVDLVVHSMGALNSRYYLKNLGGTSYVDDFVSTAGTNHGTTTAGWCSWLYTSCAEMYPGSSFLTALNSGDETPGSVSYASYWSNCDEALDPDSTALLSGATNVGVGCVSHDLMNNDHGVYEQVRDFIA comes from the coding sequence ATGACCCGCCGCACACGCACTGCCGGCACGGTCTTCGCAGCCGTCCTCGCGTCGCTGCTCCTGTCCCTGCCCGCGTCCCCGGCTCACGCCGCCGCCCGCAACCCCGTCGTCTTCGTGCACGGCCTGAGCAGTTCGTCGAGCAGCTGGGACGACTGGGTCGCCGACTTCAGGGCCGACGGCTACACCAGCTCCGAGCTCTTCACCTGGTCGTACGACTGGGGCGAGTCGAATGCCACGTCCGCCCAGCAGTTGTCCGCCAAGGTCCAGAGCGTGCTCTCCCAGACCGGTGCGTCCAAGGTCGACCTGGTCGTGCACTCGATGGGTGCGCTGAACTCCCGCTACTACCTCAAGAACCTCGGCGGCACGTCGTACGTCGACGACTTCGTCTCCACGGCCGGGACGAACCACGGGACCACGACCGCCGGCTGGTGCAGCTGGCTCTACACGTCCTGCGCGGAGATGTACCCCGGCAGCTCGTTCCTGACCGCGCTCAACTCGGGGGACGAGACACCGGGCAGCGTCTCCTACGCCAGTTACTGGTCGAACTGCGACGAGGCCCTGGACCCCGACTCCACCGCGCTCCTCAGCGGTGCCACCAATGTCGGGGTCGGGTGCGTCTCGCACGACCTGATGAACAACGACCACGGCGTCTACGAGCAGGTGCGCGACTTCATCGCCTGA
- a CDS encoding LuxR family transcriptional regulator: protein MSEGVRVRVLRAVHGDPLAAAELAAVLTEHQLAGLEPLPAEPVAVAPGLLRSHRRAIRALPADTRRLLLIAAADQYPLATHAFLRAVTTARLDTGPLDDAEAAGLAQPTSAGVVFRDPWTRIAAYETASALDRRETHRLLARVLRGEGEAPRRSWHRAAAMLGPSRRLAAELRASAHEARATGEHTLACALVERAAVLTPDPRERPRLLARAAADAWRSGDADRARRLAAHGDIDGLSGLLALRAGNATESFDALLAEAVRGVESGERKPGGEPGRGTDTDRAVGAAVGGAPIEGVGTIRCVRPVVPSAPEAAAHFLARATEAAVYTGDLRRCREAAAVADRYGIAAPGTLGGLAAAFEGRYEDARDLLEAAAGRCGPGGDPTSLIHSAIAALLLGDHTRAASAAVRAAASARARGDSVTVPQAMEFRVYAEFWTGRPRAAGAATLDALRQAYATGQDNGACHLQAALAMFAAVTGDEDVCRARAAAARTYAVERGLGLAAALALWALAFLDLSTGRYAASASRLRALAGFGPGHGHRAVLHLATPHYVEAAVHSGDTRVARAAHARYDRWAGAVRSPDDLALSARCRALLATGPDAVGHYRTALDLHAGGTRDFERARTELLFGGALRRLRNRTEARDRLHSALEAFEHFGAPHCAAQARAELRALGEPVRLPGRARDLTTLLTAQQLTVARMAAEGATNREIASRLLLSPRTIDHHLRGVFNRLGIRSRIELVRLLASSEE from the coding sequence ATGTCCGAAGGCGTCCGGGTCAGGGTGCTGCGTGCCGTGCACGGCGATCCGCTCGCCGCGGCGGAACTCGCCGCCGTCCTGACCGAGCACCAACTGGCCGGTCTCGAACCGCTCCCGGCCGAGCCCGTCGCCGTGGCCCCGGGTCTGCTGCGGTCCCATCGGCGCGCGATCAGGGCCCTCCCGGCGGACACCCGGCGGCTCCTGCTGATCGCCGCCGCCGACCAGTACCCGCTCGCCACGCACGCCTTCCTGCGGGCCGTGACCACGGCCCGGCTGGACACCGGGCCCCTCGACGACGCCGAGGCGGCCGGGCTCGCCCAGCCGACGTCCGCCGGAGTCGTGTTCCGGGACCCCTGGACCCGAATCGCCGCCTACGAGACCGCGTCGGCCCTGGACCGGCGCGAGACCCATCGGCTCCTCGCCCGCGTCCTGCGCGGCGAGGGCGAGGCGCCCCGCCGGTCCTGGCACCGCGCCGCCGCCATGCTCGGGCCCAGCCGACGGCTCGCGGCGGAACTGCGCGCCTCGGCGCACGAGGCCCGTGCCACGGGCGAACACACGCTGGCCTGCGCGCTCGTCGAACGGGCCGCCGTGCTGACCCCCGACCCGCGGGAACGCCCCCGCCTGCTCGCCCGGGCCGCCGCCGACGCCTGGCGCTCCGGCGACGCCGACCGGGCCCGCCGCCTCGCCGCCCACGGCGACATCGACGGGCTGAGCGGACTGCTCGCTCTACGCGCGGGGAACGCCACGGAGTCGTTCGACGCACTGCTCGCGGAGGCGGTACGCGGGGTGGAGTCGGGCGAGCGGAAGCCCGGCGGCGAACCGGGCCGAGGCACCGACACCGACCGCGCGGTCGGCGCCGCGGTCGGCGGCGCGCCGATCGAGGGCGTGGGCACCATCCGGTGCGTACGCCCTGTCGTGCCCTCGGCTCCCGAGGCCGCCGCGCATTTCCTGGCACGTGCCACCGAAGCCGCCGTCTACACCGGCGACCTGCGCCGGTGCCGGGAGGCCGCGGCCGTCGCCGACCGGTACGGGATCGCGGCACCGGGCACGCTCGGGGGACTGGCCGCCGCGTTCGAGGGACGGTACGAGGACGCCCGCGACCTCCTGGAAGCGGCCGCCGGGCGCTGCGGGCCCGGCGGCGACCCCACCTCGCTGATCCACTCCGCGATCGCCGCCCTGCTGCTCGGCGACCACACCCGCGCCGCCTCCGCGGCCGTACGCGCCGCCGCTTCCGCCCGCGCCAGGGGTGACTCCGTGACCGTTCCGCAGGCCATGGAGTTCCGGGTGTACGCCGAGTTCTGGACGGGCCGTCCACGGGCCGCGGGGGCCGCCACCCTGGACGCCCTGCGACAGGCGTACGCCACCGGGCAGGACAACGGGGCCTGTCATCTCCAGGCCGCCCTCGCCATGTTCGCCGCCGTCACCGGCGACGAGGACGTCTGCCGGGCACGCGCCGCGGCGGCCCGAACGTACGCGGTGGAACGCGGCCTCGGCCTCGCCGCCGCCCTCGCCCTGTGGGCGCTCGCCTTCCTCGACCTCAGCACCGGCCGCTACGCGGCGTCCGCGTCCCGGCTGCGCGCCCTCGCCGGCTTCGGCCCCGGCCACGGACACCGGGCCGTACTCCACCTCGCCACCCCGCACTACGTGGAAGCCGCCGTGCACTCCGGCGACACCCGGGTCGCGCGGGCCGCCCACGCCCGCTACGACCGTTGGGCCGGCGCCGTCCGCAGCCCCGACGACCTGGCCCTCAGCGCCCGTTGCCGGGCCCTGCTGGCCACCGGCCCCGATGCCGTCGGGCACTACCGGACCGCCCTCGACCTGCATGCCGGCGGTACCCGCGACTTCGAACGCGCCCGTACGGAGCTGCTGTTCGGCGGCGCGTTACGTCGGCTGCGGAACCGTACGGAGGCGCGGGACCGGTTGCACAGCGCCCTCGAAGCGTTCGAGCACTTCGGTGCGCCGCACTGTGCCGCGCAGGCGCGGGCGGAACTCCGCGCTCTGGGTGAACCGGTTCGACTGCCCGGCCGCGCCCGGGATTTGACCACACTGCTCACTGCCCAGCAGCTGACGGTGGCCCGCATGGCTGCCGAGGGTGCGACCAACCGGGAGATCGCGTCTCGGCTGCTGCTCAGCCCGCGCACCATCGATCATCATCTGCGCGGGGTGTTCAACCGGCTTGGCATTCGGTCGCGGATCGAACTGGTGAGGTTGTTGGCGTCGTCGGAGGAGTGA
- the bioD gene encoding dethiobiotin synthase, translating to MSSVLVITGTGTEVGKTVTTAAVAAAALAAGRSVAVLKPAQTGVLPGERGDADEVARLAGAVTSVELARYPEPLAPATAARRAGLAPVRPDEVAEAAGKLAAEYDLVLVEGAGGLLVRFDDEGGTLADAARLLDAPVLVVASAGLGTLNTTELTARELRARRLDLLGVVLGSWPTEPDLASRCNLADLPVVAEAPLLGALPEGCAGLPVADFRAAAGSWLAPRLGGTWDTEAFTDGRAP from the coding sequence ATGTCTTCGGTGCTGGTGATCACGGGGACGGGCACGGAGGTCGGCAAGACGGTGACGACCGCGGCCGTCGCCGCGGCGGCTCTCGCGGCCGGGCGGTCCGTGGCCGTCCTCAAACCCGCGCAGACCGGTGTGCTGCCGGGCGAGCGCGGAGACGCGGACGAGGTGGCACGGCTGGCGGGCGCGGTGACGTCCGTCGAACTGGCCCGCTATCCCGAGCCGTTGGCTCCCGCCACGGCGGCGCGGCGGGCCGGGCTCGCGCCGGTGCGGCCGGACGAAGTGGCGGAGGCGGCGGGCAAGTTGGCCGCGGAGTACGACCTCGTGCTGGTCGAGGGGGCGGGCGGCCTCCTCGTACGGTTCGACGACGAGGGCGGCACACTCGCGGACGCGGCGCGGCTGTTGGACGCCCCCGTACTGGTCGTCGCCTCCGCCGGACTCGGCACGCTCAACACGACGGAACTGACCGCCCGCGAACTGCGGGCCCGCCGGCTCGACCTGCTCGGTGTCGTGCTGGGCAGCTGGCCGACCGAGCCGGATCTCGCGTCGCGTTGCAACCTCGCGGATCTGCCGGTGGTGGCCGAGGCTCCGCTGCTGGGCGCGCTTCCCGAGGGCTGCGCTGGGCTCCCGGTCGCCGACTTCCGCGCCGCGGCAGGCAGTTGGCTCGCGCCACGGCTGGGTGGAACGTGGGACACCGAGGCCTTCACAGATGGGCGCGCCCCGTAA
- a CDS encoding adenosylmethionine--8-amino-7-oxononanoate transaminase, whose amino-acid sequence MPDPHVSGLSVPELLELDRRHVWHPYGPMPGRQEPLVVESASGVRLRLAGTDDELIDGMSSWWSAIHGYNHPALNEAARDQLGRMSHVMFGGLTHEPAVRLAKRLVDMSPQGLEHVFLADSGSVSVEVAVKMCLQHWRSLGRPGKQRLLTWRGGYHGDTWQPMSVCDPEGGMHELWQGVLHRQVFADPPPVAYEESYADQLRELIERHAGELAAVIVEPVVQGAGGMRFHSPAYLRVLREACDAHDVLLVFDEIATGFGRTGALFAADHAAVTPDVMCVGKALTGGYLTMAATLCTSRVAEGISRGEVPVLAHGPTFMGNPLAAAVACASIDLLLGQDWQTEVKRVETGLREGLAPAAELPGVRDVRVLGAIGVVQLDHEIDMAAATRAAVGEGVWLRPFRDLVYTMPPYVTGDADLARITAAVCAAAREG is encoded by the coding sequence ATGCCTGACCCGCACGTGTCCGGCCTCTCCGTGCCCGAGCTGCTGGAGCTCGACCGGCGGCACGTCTGGCATCCGTACGGGCCGATGCCGGGCCGGCAGGAACCGCTCGTCGTGGAGTCGGCGAGCGGGGTGCGGTTGCGGCTGGCCGGCACGGACGACGAGCTGATCGACGGCATGTCGTCCTGGTGGTCGGCGATCCACGGCTACAACCACCCCGCGCTCAACGAGGCGGCCCGCGATCAGCTCGGGCGGATGAGCCATGTGATGTTCGGCGGGCTCACGCACGAGCCCGCCGTACGGCTGGCGAAGCGTCTTGTCGACATGTCGCCCCAGGGCCTTGAGCATGTCTTCCTGGCCGACTCCGGCTCGGTGTCCGTCGAGGTGGCGGTCAAGATGTGCCTCCAGCACTGGCGTTCCCTCGGCCGCCCGGGCAAGCAGCGCCTGCTGACCTGGCGCGGCGGCTACCACGGCGACACCTGGCAGCCCATGTCCGTGTGCGATCCCGAGGGCGGGATGCACGAGCTGTGGCAGGGCGTGCTCCACCGCCAGGTGTTCGCGGACCCGCCGCCGGTCGCGTACGAGGAGTCGTACGCGGACCAGCTGCGTGAGCTGATCGAGCGGCACGCGGGCGAGCTGGCCGCGGTGATCGTGGAGCCGGTGGTGCAGGGCGCGGGTGGGATGCGGTTCCACTCCCCCGCGTATCTGCGGGTGCTGCGCGAGGCGTGCGACGCGCACGACGTGCTGCTCGTGTTCGACGAGATCGCGACGGGCTTCGGCCGTACGGGCGCCCTGTTCGCGGCCGACCACGCGGCGGTGACGCCGGACGTGATGTGCGTGGGCAAGGCGCTGACCGGCGGCTATCTGACGATGGCGGCCACGCTCTGCACCTCGCGGGTCGCGGAAGGCATCTCGCGGGGCGAGGTGCCGGTCCTCGCGCACGGCCCGACCTTCATGGGCAACCCGCTCGCCGCCGCCGTGGCCTGCGCCTCGATCGACCTACTCCTCGGCCAGGACTGGCAGACCGAGGTCAAGCGCGTCGAGACCGGGCTGCGGGAGGGGCTGGCTCCGGCGGCCGAGCTGCCGGGGGTCCGGGACGTACGCGTGCTCGGTGCCATCGGGGTCGTGCAGCTCGACCACGAGATCGACATGGCGGCGGCGACCCGGGCGGCGGTAGGCGAAGGCGTGTGGCTGCGACCGTTCCGGGACCTCGTGTACACGATGCCGCCGTACGTCACCGGGGACGCGGATCTGGCACGGATCACGGCCGCGGTGTGCGCGGCGGCTCGGGAGGGCTGA